One genomic window of Fusarium fujikuroi IMI 58289 draft genome, chromosome FFUJ_chr01 includes the following:
- a CDS encoding probable alpha-glucosidase (maltase), with translation MGSTDQSLRAWWKESSVYQVYPASYQDSTGSGVGDLKGIISRVDYLKDLGVDIVWLSPIFKSPQVDMGYDISDYYTIDPPYGDVSDVDVLKDKLHERGMKLVLDLVMNHTSDQHEWFRESRKSKDNPYRDWYIWKPAKYDSEGSRHPPNNWDAHFQGSAWEYDETTDEYYLCLFCKQQPDLNWENPAVRKQVHDVMRFWLDRGADGFRMDVINFVSKDQAFPDSDKTVLRGHEFYACGPRCHEFLKEIGAILQEYDAFSVGEMPCVHDERELIKAVRGDRGELSMIFHFELMDLDHGVGGKFTPRSWDLSELKTTTLKWQKFMYDNEGWNALYLENHDQPRAVSRFVHDDTEHRVDSAKLIAIFLGFQSGTPFIYQGQEIGMTNVPKDWGLEEYKDLDCLRHWDLHRNDDEAARNTYEVEYQKKSRDNARTPMQWDASPNAGFTTADAKPWMRVNDNYKEINAASQTSDPNSVYSCYRKVLQRRKEFLDIFVYGNFQLVDESNSKVFAYSRTADNGETALIVCNFTTDTVAWSLPGKTREVLVSSTGRTIDELNSGETKMAPCEAFAVLLE, from the exons ATGGGTAGCACGGATCAAAGTTTGCGAGCCTGGTGGAAAGAGAGCTCGGTGTATCAAGTGTACCCTGCTTCTTACCAAGATTCTACTGGCTCTGGTGTTGGAGACCTGAAGGGCATCATCTCTCGAGTTGATTACCTCAAAGACTTGGGGGTCGATATCGTATGGCTTTCACCAATCTTCAAGAGCCCCCAGGTTGATATG GGGTATGATATCAGCGACTATTACACAATCGACCCTCCATATGGTGATGTCTCAGATGTTGATGTCCTCAAGGACAAGCTCCATGAACGAGGCATGAAGCTCGTTCTCGATCTGGTCATGAATCATACCAGTGATCAGCATGAGTGGTTCAGGGAGTCTCGAAAGTCCAAGGACAACCCTTATCGTGATTGGTATATCTGGAAGCCTGCAAAGTACGACTCCGAAGGAAGCAGACACCCTCCCAATAACTGGGACGCTCATTTCCAAG GAAGTGCCTGGGAGTACGACGAAACCACAGATGAATACTATCTTTGCCTCTTCTGCAAACAACAGCCAGACCTTAATTGGGAAAACCCAGCAGTCAGAAAACAAGTTCACGATGTCATGCGCTTCTGGCTCGACAGAGGCGCCGATGGTTTCCGCATGGATGTCATCAACTTTGTCAGTAAGGACCAGGCATTCCCCGACTCCGATAAGACTGTACTTCGTGGTCATGAATTCTACGCTTGTGGTCCCCGATGCCACGAGTTTCTCAAAGAGATTGGTGCTATTCTGCAAGAGTACGATGCTTTCAGCGTGGGTGAGATGCCCTGTGTGCACGATGAGCGTGAGTTGATCAAGGCTGTCCGTGGTGACCGCGGAGAGTTGAGCATGATTTTCCACTTTGAGTT GATGGATCTCGATCATGGTGTTGGCGGCAAGTTCACACCTAGATCTTGGGACCTTTCTGAGCTCAAAACCACCACTCTCAAGTGGCAGAAGTTCATGTACGACAATGAAGGCTGGAACGCCCTTTACTTGGAGAACCATGACCAGCCAAGGGCTGTCAGTCGCTTTGTTCACGATGACACCGAGCATCGGGTGGATAGTGCGAAGCTTATCGCCATCTTCTTAGGTTTCCAGTCGGGCACGCCCTTTATTTACCAAGGACAGGAGATCGGAATGACCAATGTCCCTAAGGATTGGGGTTTGGAAGAATACAAGGACCTTGACTGCCTTCGGCATTGGGA TCTTCACAGAAACGATGATGAGGCGGCTCGAAACACCTACGAGGTTGAGTATCAGAAAAAATCTCGTGACAATGCCCGAACTCCCATGCAATGGGATGCAAGCCCCAACGCTGGCTTTACTACTGCTGATGCTAAGCCTTGGATGAGAGTCAACGATAACTACAAGGAAATCAACGCTGCATCCCAGACTTCAGACCCCAACTCTGTGTATAGCTGCTATCGCAAAGTTCTGCAGAGACGAAAGGAGTTCCTGGACATATTTGTGTATGGAAACTTCCAACTCGTTGACGAGTCCAACTCGAAAGTCTTTGCATACTCACGAACGGCCGACAACGGAGAGACTGCTCTCATCGTATGTAACTTCACAACCGATACAGTTGCATGGTCTTTACCTGGCAAGACTCGAGAGGTGCTGGTCAGCTCTACTGGAAGAACAATTGATGAGTTAAACAGTGGTGAGACCAAAATGGCACCTTGCGAAGCCTTCGCGGTCCTGCTCGAGTAG
- a CDS encoding related to UBX domain protein encodes MATNVVVIATDLRRATIKVNPGTYLIDVLEEACRRLNLSSDKYLVKHRQKTVDLSVPFRTSGLSPGAKLELVQKSKTPSAIQVALQVPPPEGREIPGGRLIQKFPSDLTIWKVLRQFESGEASNGRNINITGRGIAQMSGGIGSGSGQLYYETPVLNIMGRELATFADFQKTLSQLGYNSGSVLIRLDYRKTDKTLYDAMTEIGQFFKDTEDEDLKAEAPAAKVEVAAEQGAQKLEEQAQRETQDSQMTDNQVEQTHEPAPIQQETGPKATDEDNMDIDSSRPGEPLTPINVFLAPSGSTPAAALAPANDADFAPTIAHAQLHQARLQGDSRNKRLLSDRELEEKAAAEAARINAIKSILVKVRFPDNTSSDWEVSSSHSGQFLYDAVRHVMAHNNQPFHLVLPGTKIVIKDDPSPSNGLIKAYKLSGRTLINLVWDDAVPSAVRKEPFLKANIAQKGQQVKVPELIASNDQEEEVPVARPAQTEKGEGSGEKTGKKIPKWLKLGKK; translated from the exons ATGGCGACCAACGTCGTGGTGATAGCCACCGACTTACGGCGAGCTACTATCAAAGTCAACCCTGGAACGTACCTTATTGATGTGTTGGAGGAAGCTTGCAGAAGACTCAACCTGTCCAGTGATAAATATCTTGTCAA ACACCGACAAAAAACAGTAGATTTATCTGTCCCCTTCCGAACGTCTGGTCTGTCGCCAGGCGCAAAACTTGAACTTGTCCAAAAGTCGAAAACACCTTCTGCTATCCAAGTCGCCCTCCAAGTTCCTCCACCCGAGGGTCGCGAAATACCTGGTGGCCGTTTGATTCAAAAGTTCCCCAGCGATCTCACCATATGGAAGGTTCTCCGCCAGTTCGAGAGCGGAGAGGCCAGCAATGGAAGGAACATCAATATTACCGGCCGCGGAATCGCGCAAATGAGTGGTGGTATAGGGAGCGGTAGCGGACAGCTTTACTACGAAACACCGGTTCTCAACATTATGGGACGAGAGCTTGCAACCTTTGCCGATTTCCAGAAGACACTATCGCAACTAGGATACAACTCAGGGAGTGTCCTGATTCGTTTGGACTACCGAAAGACAGACAAAACACTTTACGATGCAATGACAGAAATTGGCCAGTTCTTCAAAGACaccgaagatgaagaccTGAAAGCAGAAGCTCCAGCTGCAAAAGTCGAGGTTGCAGCAGAACAAGGGGCACAGAAGCTAGAAGAGCAAGCCCAAAGGGAGACACAGGACTCGCAGATGACGGATAATCAAGTAGAACAGACACATGAACCAGCCCCCATTCAACAAGAAACAGGGCCCAAGGCTACTGATGAGGATAACATGGACATCGACTCTTCTCGGCCCGGAGAGCCTCTGACACCCATCAACGTTTTCCTTGCTCCTTCAGGATCAACGCCTGCTGCGGCCTTAGCTCCCGCTAACGACGCTGACTTTGCACCTACAATCGCTCATGCGCAACTCCATCAAGCTCGGCTTCAGGGGGATTCGAGGAACAAGCGTCTACTATCAGATCGTGAattggaagagaaggctgctgcagAGGCCGCAAGGATCAACGCAATCAAATCTATTCTCGTCAAAGTTCGATTTCCGGACAACACAAGTAGCGACTGGGAAGTAAGTTCCTCTCACAGTGGCCAGTTCCTCTACGATGCTGTTCGGCATGTTATGGCCCATAACAACCAACCTTtccatcttgttcttcctggGACCAAGATTGTGATCAAAGACGATCCCAGCCCCAGCAACGGATTGATCAAGGCGTATAAACTATCTGGGCGTACTTTGATCAACCTGGTCTGGGACGATGCTGTACCATCAGCCGTACGGAAGGAGCCATTTCTCAAGGCCAACATTGCTCAAAAGGGCCAGCAGGTCAAGGTGCCTGAGCTCATCGCCTCGAatgatcaagaagaggaagtaCCTGTTGCTCGGCCAGCACAAACAGAGAAGGGCGAGGGCTCAGGAGAGAAGACTGGCAAGAAGATACCCAAGTGGCTCAAGCTGGGCAAGAAATAG
- a CDS encoding probable 20S proteasome subunit beta3 has protein sequence MVGKDCVAIACDLRLGLQALTVSNNFPKIFQYGDVFLGLTGLATDVNTVSDLFRYKVNMYRLREERSIAPRTFANLVSSSLYERRFGPYFVSPVVAGLDPKTGKPFICGFDSIGCIDFAKDFIVSGTASEQLFGMCEGLWEPDLEPDALFETISQSLLNAVDRDALSGWGAHVYIIEKDKVTKRLLKGRQD, from the exons ATGGTCGGAAAGGACTGCGTCGCTATCGCATGCGATCTTCGCCTCGGTCTCCAGGCTCTTACTGTGTCCAACAATTTccccaagatcttccagTACGGCGACGTCTTCTTGGGTCTCACTGGCCTGGCTACCGATGTCAACACCGTGAGCGACCTCTTCCGCTACAAGGTCAACATGTATCGCCTGCGTGAGGAGCGCTCCATCGCCCCTCGAACCTTTGCCAACCTCGTTTCCTCATCTCTCTACGAGCGCCGTTTTGGACCTTACTTTGTGTctcctgttgttgctggtcttgatCCTAAGACTGGCAAGCCTTTTATCTGTGGATTCGATAGTATTGGCTGTATCGACTTTGCTAAGGACTTCATTGTCTCTGGCACCGCTTCGGAGCAGCTCTTTGGCATGTGCGAGGGTCTCTGGGAGCCTGATCTG GAACCCGATGCCCTCTTTGAGACCATCTCTCAGTCGTTGCTCAACGCTGTTGACCGTGATGCCCTTTCAGGCTGGGGTGCTCACGTTTACATCATcgagaaggacaaggtcaCCAAGCGATTACTAAAGGGACGACAGGACTAG